Proteins from a genomic interval of Euleptes europaea isolate rEulEur1 chromosome 18, rEulEur1.hap1, whole genome shotgun sequence:
- the PSME1 gene encoding proteasome activator complex subunit 1 — MADALHVSPECEAQVESFRKNLCAQAEELVAQRFPEKIVELSNFLKDPELNVSDLISLRAELDIPVPDPKKDEERRKKKEKEGDGKKEKDGKKSDDEDKAPPCGPVAHNEKITALLNRIKPEIQGTKEKINVISLWLQLQVPRIEDGNNFGVAVQEKVYELLTSARTKLDGFQTHIAKYYTERGDAVAKAAKGPHVGDFRQLVHEIDEAEYAEIRFMVNELRNIYAVVYDVVLKNFEKIKKPRDENKGMIY, encoded by the exons ATGGCCGATGCCCTGCACGTGTCCCCCGAGTGCGAAGCGCAG GTGGAATCCTTCAGGAAGAACCTGTGTGCTCAG GCTGAAGAACTTGTTGCTCAACGTTTCCCAGAAAAGATTGTGGAGCTAAGTAATTTTTTGAAG gaCCCTGAACTGAATGTCTCGGACCTCATCTCGCTCCGCGCTGAGTTAGACATCCCCGTGCCAGACCCCAAGAAGGACGAGGAACGCCGGAAGAAAAAAGAA AAAGAAGGAGAcgggaagaaagagaaggatggCAAGAAATCGGACGATGAGGATAAAG ccccTCCCTGCGGCCCCGTGGCCCACAACGAGAAGATCACGGCCCTCCTGAACCGCATCAAGCCTGAGATCCAGGGCACCAAGGAGAAGATAAATGTG atCTCTCTGTGGCTGCAGCTTCAGGTTCCCCGGATCGAGGACGGCAATAATTTTGGGGTGGCAGTCCAG GAAAAAGTGTACGAGTTGCTGACTTCCGCTCGAACGAAGCTGGACGGATTCCAAACTCACATTGCCAA GTACTATACTGAACGGGGCGATGccgtggccaaagcagccaaggGTCCACACGTG GGCGACTTCCGGCAACTGGTGCACGAAATCGATGAAGCGGAGTATGCCGAAATCCGATTCATGGTCAACGAGCTGCGGAACATTTAC gctgtAGTCTATGATGTTGTCCTGAAGAACTTTGAGAAGATCAAAAAGCCAAGAGACGAAAACAAAGGGATGATCTATTAA
- the EMC9 gene encoding ER membrane protein complex subunit 9 yields the protein MERKGEVEICARAYVKMCLHAARYPHTAVNGLLLAQKRQATVAGQPDCLCITDCIPLFHSNLSLTVMLEVALNQIDLWSAESDLLLAGYYQANSGIDDKSPSPLAQKTAGRIAELYDDAVLIMLDNLKFTDNPRVPPIIMLEQKDRQWVPKDKNLIMWRDWESSRHICKSLLEAKAYTQLVDFDVHLDDIREDWTNQQLNTEIAQLVSVANGSA from the exons ATGGAAAG GAAAGGAGAAGTGGAGATCTGCGCCCGGGCCTACGTCAAGATGTGTCTCCACGCTGCCCGCTACCCCCACACAGCCGTGAACGGGCTGCTCTTGGCACAAAAGCGCCAGGCGACGGTGGCCGGGCAGCCGGACTGCCTCTGCATTACGGACTGCATCCCCCTCTTCCACAGCAACCTGTCTCTCACCGTGATGCTGGAGGTGGCGCTGAACCAG ATAGATCTCTGGAGCGCAGAGTCGGATTTGCTCCTTGCTGGCTATTACCAGGCCAACTCTGGGATTGACGACAAGAG cccttcccctctcgCGCAAAAGACCGCCGGACGGATAGCAGAATTGTATGATGATGCGGTGCTAATAATG CTGGATAACCTCAAGTTTACAGACAATCCCCGGGTGCCTCCGATAATCATGCTGGAACAGAAAGATCGTCAGTGGGTCCCAAAAGACAAAAACCT GATCATGTGGCGTGACTGGGAATCTTCTCGCCACATCTGCAAGTCCCTCCTAGAAGCCAAAGCTTACACCCAATTGGTCGACTTTGATGTCCACCTGGATGACATCAGAGAGGACTGGACCAATCAGCAGCTCAACACAGAAATCGCCCAGCTGGTGTCAGTGGCCAATGGCAGTGCCTGA
- the PSME2 gene encoding proteasome activator complex subunit 2: protein MAKTCTIRVSNETRKKMIDFRDSLSKEAEEFLSTFLPAKILKLDQFLREDQLNLKDLSVLRAPLDIPIPDPPPKEDEMETEKEEKEAPKCGYLKGNESIVSLLDRVKPEVREFREKCVLVATWIQYMIPKIEDGNDFGVAIQEKVLERIVALKTKAEGFQTTISKYFSERGEAVAKASKDTHVMDYRCLVHERDEAIYREIQMMVLDIRGFYAELYHILSKNLEKLTNPKGEEKPSMY, encoded by the exons ATGGCCAAAACCTGCACCATCCGAGTCAGCAACGAGACAAGGAAAAAG ATGATCGATTTCAGAGACTCCCTTTCTAAAGAG GCAGAAGAATTTCTGTCCACATTTTTACCTGCAAAAATATTAAAGCTGGATCAGTTTTTGAGG GAAGACCAACTAAACCTTAAAGATCTGTCAGTTCTTCGCGCCCCGCTGGACATCCCCATTCCAGACCCCCCTCCCAAAGAGGATGAG ATGGAaacagagaaggaggagaaggaag CCCCCAAATGTGGCTACCTTAAGGGTAACGAGTCCATTGTGTCCCTTTTGGATCGGGTCAAACCTGAAGTTCGGGAGTTCCGAGAGAAATGCGTCTTG GTTGCTACCTGGATTCAGTACATGATTCCCAAAATAGAAGACGGCAATGATTTTGGGGTGGCGATTCAG GAGAAAGTCCTGGAGCGGATTGTGGCCTTGAAGACCAAGGCAGAAGGGTTCCAGACCACCATTTCCAa gtatTTTTCAGAGCGTGGCGAAGCTGTGGCCAAGGCCTCTAAGGACACTCACGTG ATGGATTACCGGTGTCTCGTCCATGAACGAGATGAGGCTATCTACCGGGAAATCCAGATGATGGTGCTCGATATCCGTGGGTTTTAT GCTGAACTGTACCACATCTTGAGCAAAAACCTGGAGAAACTGACCAACCCCAAGGGGGAAGAGAAACCGTCCATGTACTGA